From the genome of Fusobacterium varium, one region includes:
- a CDS encoding Protein of uncharacterised function (DUF554) produces the protein MLGNIVNTASIVLGSLLGMWLKKGIPDRIKDIIMTSMGLSILTLGIKDGINFNNGMLIILFMVVGGIIGELLRIDERLTMLGVYLEKKFSKSDNNDIVKGFVTTSIMFNVGAMAIVGSIKSGLSGNNEILFIKALLDGVSSLIFSSKYGIGVLFSAATVFVYQGSIFLFAFFIKSGLDDAVINQISVVGGLMMIGLGINLLFNKNIKIGNLMPALFIPIIYKVIVSFF, from the coding sequence ATGCTGGGAAATATTGTAAATACAGCTTCTATTGTTCTTGGAAGCCTACTTGGTATGTGGTTGAAAAAAGGTATTCCTGATAGAATAAAAGATATAATAATGACTTCTATGGGACTTTCTATATTAACCTTAGGAATAAAAGATGGAATAAACTTTAATAATGGTATGCTTATAATACTATTTATGGTTGTTGGAGGAATTATTGGAGAACTTCTAAGAATTGATGAAAGACTTACTATGCTTGGAGTTTATTTAGAAAAAAAATTTTCTAAAAGCGATAATAATGACATAGTTAAAGGTTTTGTTACTACAAGCATAATGTTTAATGTAGGAGCAATGGCTATTGTAGGTTCTATAAAAAGTGGTCTTTCTGGAAACAATGAAATACTTTTTATAAAGGCACTTCTTGACGGAGTATCTTCTCTTATTTTTTCCTCAAAATATGGAATAGGTGTTTTATTTTCTGCAGCTACAGTATTTGTTTATCAAGGTTCTATATTTCTCTTTGCCTTCTTTATAAAAAGTGGATTAGATGATGCTGTCATTAATCAAATATCTGTTGTGGGAGGCTTGATGATGATAGGATTAGGAATAAATCTTTTATTTAATAAAAATATAAAAATAGGAAATCTTATGCCTGCATTATTTATTCCTATTATATATAAAGTTATTGTATCATTTTTTTAG
- a CDS encoding Cyclic nucleotide-binding domain, translating to MINSENENFFSESFPFWNELSSDEKRLIKNNTKLKLYKAGSIIHDSTECTGVLLIKKGELRVYILSPEGREVTLYRLSEKETCLLTASCILKNITFSIMVDAEVDSEVFLISSSAFKELKNKNIKVESFINDIMNCHFSETMWAMEQILFTSFDKRLAFFF from the coding sequence ATGATTAATTCAGAAAATGAAAATTTTTTTTCTGAGTCATTTCCATTTTGGAATGAACTTTCTTCTGATGAAAAAAGGCTTATAAAAAATAATACAAAATTAAAATTATATAAAGCAGGTTCTATTATACATGATTCAACAGAGTGTACAGGAGTTCTTTTAATAAAAAAAGGAGAGTTGAGAGTGTATATACTTTCTCCAGAAGGAAGAGAGGTTACTTTATATAGGCTTAGTGAAAAGGAAACATGTCTTTTAACTGCATCTTGTATATTAAAAAATATTACCTTCAGTATAATGGTAGATGCTGAGGTAGACAGTGAAGTATTTCTTATAAGTTCATCTGCATTTAAAGAGTTGAAAAATAAAAATATAAAAGTGGAGAGTTTTATAAATGATATAATGAATTGCCATTTTTCTGAAACCATGTGGGCGATGGAGCAGATACTTTTTACAAGCTTTGACAAAAGACTGGCTTTTTTCTTTTAG
- a CDS encoding putative hydrolase yields the protein MKLVVSDLDGTLLDTKSQITDYTKSIIKKLVNNGIEFAIATGRGPASAIKLKKDIGLDIYLICNNGANIYDKKENSIFEKVIDKKISQNIIKLLRDRKVAYNGFIDDDFYRDEYDKTDYSRRTDFIEHILGDIEECPALHKIIIVEEADIILRINKELREKFSNVVEITISDPECIDIVPKECSKGNALKIIAQQLGIEMERVMAFGDGENDLDMLKKVGHPVAMENAQDIVKKEINNTAPKNIENGVALYLEKFFKL from the coding sequence ATGAAATTAGTTGTATCAGATTTAGACGGGACTCTACTAGATACAAAAAGTCAAATTACTGATTATACAAAATCAATTATAAAAAAATTAGTTAATAATGGAATTGAATTTGCTATAGCTACAGGAAGAGGTCCTGCATCTGCCATAAAACTAAAAAAAGACATAGGATTAGATATCTATCTTATTTGTAATAACGGTGCTAATATATATGATAAAAAAGAAAATAGTATATTTGAAAAAGTTATCGATAAAAAAATTTCTCAAAATATAATAAAACTTTTGAGAGATAGAAAAGTGGCATATAACGGATTTATAGATGATGATTTTTATAGAGATGAATATGATAAAACTGACTATAGTAGAAGAACTGATTTTATAGAACATATTCTTGGAGATATTGAAGAATGTCCTGCTCTTCATAAAATAATAATAGTAGAAGAGGCAGATATTATCCTTAGAATAAATAAAGAGTTGCGAGAAAAATTTTCTAATGTAGTAGAAATAACTATTTCTGATCCTGAATGTATAGATATAGTTCCTAAAGAGTGTAGCAAAGGAAATGCACTTAAAATTATTGCTCAGCAATTAGGAATAGAAATGGAAAGAGTCATGGCTTTCGGTGATGGAGAAAATGATCTTGATATGCTTAAAAAAGTTGGGCACCCTGTAGCCATGGAAAATGCTCAAGATATTGTAAAAAAAGAAATAAATAATACTGCACCTAAAAATATTGAAAATGGTGTAGCACTGTATCTAGAAAAATTTTTTAAACTTTAA
- a CDS encoding Thioredoxin C-1, producing MAILHITKENFDKEVLKSDVPVLVDFWADWCGPCKALGPILEEVESELAPGVKIAKINIDEQEELAAQFRVMSIPTLLLFKNGQPVEKSVGLISKDQVIELGKR from the coding sequence ATGGCGATTTTACATATAACAAAAGAAAATTTTGATAAAGAGGTTTTAAAATCAGATGTACCTGTATTAGTTGATTTCTGGGCTGATTGGTGTGGACCATGTAAAGCTTTAGGACCTATCCTTGAAGAAGTAGAAAGTGAATTAGCTCCAGGAGTAAAGATAGCTAAAATAAATATAGATGAGCAAGAAGAATTAGCTGCTCAATTTAGAGTAATGAGTATTCCTACATTATTACTTTTCAAAAATGGACAACCAGTTGAAAAATCTGTAGGACTTATATCAAAAGATCAAGTTATAGAATTAGGAAAAAGATAA
- a CDS encoding Response regulator of citrate/malate metabolism translates to MIKIAVISPENSIPFIKKGIKENDKYCVEYFIYENLEETVDIYKKNFHKFDVFLTSGELGKIFLEGKLKKIIKPIYSLEIKREELYQILFKILKNNPNINFSKVYIDFIDKSNKDFYFKNIFDTDEPFTTEFNIENPNFYEDIFHNHCILHKEDKVQLSITRLSNLTERLEKEKIPFIFLFPSEDNIKDTIEHMISKIKIAGLDDKKIIVGKIKHFDSNKTYKPILEKHIKNSIIYELDNEIEIIMIKKDFIDFTENLSGKIFSTIGTIIVGWGCGENISEARLNAEKAYEKSEVYGEEICYFLEKGKFTALKGFRKKDVRDFGIYEKLRKLNISKTLFETLLKIYEQDIWITAEELAGYIGLSRRTASRILKKLEKNKLADMSLLGGNIGRPSNKYKLNF, encoded by the coding sequence ATGATAAAAATTGCTGTTATTTCTCCTGAAAATTCAATTCCTTTTATAAAAAAAGGAATTAAAGAAAATGATAAATATTGTGTAGAATATTTTATCTATGAAAATTTAGAAGAAACTGTAGATATTTACAAAAAAAACTTTCATAAATTTGATGTTTTTCTTACAAGTGGTGAATTGGGAAAGATATTTCTTGAAGGAAAACTAAAAAAAATAATCAAGCCTATTTATTCTTTGGAGATAAAAAGAGAAGAACTTTACCAGATACTTTTCAAAATATTGAAAAATAATCCAAATATAAATTTCTCAAAAGTATATATTGATTTCATAGATAAAAGTAACAAAGATTTTTATTTTAAAAATATATTTGATACTGATGAACCTTTTACTACTGAATTCAATATTGAAAATCCTAATTTTTATGAAGATATCTTTCATAATCATTGTATTTTACACAAAGAAGATAAAGTACAGCTTTCAATTACTAGATTAAGTAATTTAACAGAAAGACTTGAAAAAGAAAAAATCCCATTTATATTTTTATTTCCTTCTGAGGATAATATAAAAGATACTATAGAACATATGATATCAAAAATAAAAATAGCTGGATTAGATGATAAAAAAATAATTGTTGGAAAAATTAAACATTTTGATTCTAATAAAACTTATAAACCTATATTAGAAAAGCATATTAAAAATTCAATAATTTATGAACTGGATAACGAAATTGAAATAATAATGATAAAGAAAGATTTTATTGATTTCACAGAAAATCTATCAGGAAAAATTTTTTCAACAATAGGTACAATAATAGTAGGTTGGGGCTGTGGAGAAAATATATCAGAAGCCAGACTAAATGCAGAAAAAGCTTATGAAAAAAGTGAAGTATATGGGGAAGAAATCTGTTATTTTCTTGAAAAAGGAAAATTTACAGCTTTAAAAGGATTTAGAAAAAAAGATGTGAGAGATTTTGGAATATATGAAAAACTAAGAAAGTTAAATATTTCTAAAACTCTTTTTGAAACGCTTTTAAAAATTTATGAACAAGATATATGGATAACAGCAGAAGAATTAGCTGGATATATTGGGCTTAGTAGAAGAACTGCCAGCAGAATATTAAAAAAATTAGAAAAAAATAAGCTTGCAGATATGTCTTTATTAGGAGGAAATATAGGAAGACCTTCTAATAAATATAAATTAAATTTTTAG
- the walR_1 gene encoding Transcriptional regulatory protein walR, giving the protein MFYEHNPDLILLDINLPKMNGWEVCQNIRRESNIPIIMMTARDSEIDELKGLSIGADDYITKPFSLKVLNIKIKKILKIDENSSYKFSNLSFDFRSGELVVNGENIELTRREIQFLEYLIKNKGIIFSRDVLLNEVWGFDFEGDDRVVDTLVKRLRKKLGDYSDMIKTIRGMGYIFDENKN; this is encoded by the coding sequence ATGTTTTATGAACATAATCCTGATCTTATATTACTTGATATAAACCTTCCTAAAATGAATGGTTGGGAAGTTTGCCAAAATATAAGAAGAGAATCTAATATTCCTATAATAATGATGACTGCTAGAGATTCTGAAATTGATGAGTTAAAAGGTTTAAGCATTGGAGCTGATGATTATATTACAAAACCTTTCAGTCTGAAAGTTTTAAATATAAAAATAAAAAAAATACTTAAAATAGATGAAAACAGCTCTTATAAATTTAGTAATCTTTCTTTTGATTTCCGAAGTGGTGAGCTTGTAGTAAATGGAGAAAATATTGAACTCACAAGAAGAGAAATTCAATTTCTAGAATACCTTATAAAAAATAAAGGAATAATTTTTTCAAGAGATGTTCTCTTAAACGAAGTCTGGGGTTTTGATTTTGAAGGTGATGACAGAGTAGTAGATACTTTAGTAAAAAGACTTAGAAAAAAATTGGGAGATTACAGTGATATGATAAAGACTATAAGAGGAATGGGGTACATATTTGATGAAAATAAAAATTAA
- the hbpA_1 gene encoding Hemin-binding lipoprotein, which translates to MKKVFFIFLLILGLVGCSDKEEKGAKGEKAKKEQILRVALNGKPKGVDPHMYSEVIGGIMSQQIFNSLVEIDENGNIIPELAESWEFKDPTTLVFNLKKGVKFHNGDELKASDVVFSINRMKNKPASMVMVEPISGAEALDDYTVKISLSKPFSSILYNLAHPRTSILNERSVKEQKDDLSIAGIGTGPFKLIEWGTGEQIILESFKDHFQGAPKYDKLVVKTITENTARAMALEAKDVDIAYTVAPIDLENLKNNPDLVIVSKPVVLTESITFNFDKEKFHNKALREAIAMAIDKKGIIEAIYNGLAIEANSPVSNVAFGYSDKVTGLPRDIEKAKQIVEENGLTGTKLKIITNDNPSRVQVAQIIQSNLKEIGLELEIEVVAWATYLQDLANANFEMKLGGWSGGTGDSDNILFPLYHSSSAGAAGNHGRYKNPELDKYIEAGRATSDPVERKRNYEIAQQMIQDDIACVPLYYSMDNMVMRKNIKNFKFRSTYFHVIKDIEF; encoded by the coding sequence ATGAAAAAAGTATTTTTTATTTTTCTGCTAATATTAGGACTTGTTGGTTGTTCTGATAAAGAAGAAAAGGGAGCAAAAGGTGAAAAAGCAAAGAAAGAACAAATTTTAAGAGTTGCATTGAATGGAAAACCAAAAGGTGTGGATCCTCATATGTACTCAGAAGTAATTGGTGGAATAATGTCTCAACAAATTTTTAACAGTCTTGTGGAAATAGATGAAAATGGAAACATCATTCCTGAACTAGCTGAAAGCTGGGAATTCAAAGATCCAACTACACTTGTATTTAATCTGAAAAAAGGTGTTAAATTCCATAATGGTGATGAATTAAAAGCTTCAGATGTAGTATTCAGTATTAATAGAATGAAAAATAAACCAGCAAGTATGGTCATGGTTGAACCTATTTCAGGGGCTGAAGCTCTTGATGACTATACTGTAAAAATAAGTTTATCAAAACCTTTTTCATCAATATTGTATAATCTTGCACACCCAAGAACATCTATATTAAATGAAAGAAGTGTAAAAGAACAAAAAGATGATCTTTCTATAGCTGGTATCGGAACTGGACCTTTCAAACTTATTGAATGGGGAACTGGAGAACAGATTATTCTAGAATCTTTCAAAGATCATTTTCAGGGAGCACCTAAATATGACAAGCTTGTAGTTAAAACTATAACTGAAAATACTGCAAGAGCTATGGCATTAGAAGCTAAAGATGTGGATATTGCCTATACAGTAGCACCTATTGATTTGGAAAATCTTAAAAATAACCCAGATCTTGTTATAGTAAGTAAACCAGTAGTATTAACAGAATCTATAACATTTAACTTTGATAAAGAAAAATTTCATAATAAGGCTCTTAGAGAAGCTATTGCTATGGCTATAGATAAAAAAGGTATCATTGAAGCTATCTATAATGGACTGGCTATCGAAGCAAATTCACCTGTTAGTAATGTGGCTTTTGGATATTCAGATAAAGTAACTGGACTTCCTAGAGATATTGAAAAAGCTAAACAGATAGTTGAAGAAAACGGTTTAACTGGAACTAAGTTAAAAATAATAACTAATGATAATCCATCAAGAGTGCAGGTAGCACAAATCATTCAATCAAATCTTAAAGAAATAGGATTAGAACTTGAAATAGAAGTTGTGGCATGGGCTACTTATCTTCAAGATCTTGCTAATGCAAACTTTGAAATGAAACTTGGAGGTTGGAGTGGAGGAACTGGAGATTCTGATAATATCCTTTTCCCTTTATATCACAGCAGTTCTGCTGGAGCAGCTGGAAACCATGGAAGATATAAAAATCCTGAACTTGATAAATATATAGAGGCTGGAAGAGCTACTTCTGATCCAGTAGAAAGAAAGCGTAACTATGAAATAGCTCAGCAAATGATTCAAGATGATATTGCTTGTGTTCCTCTTTATTATTCAATGGATAACATGGTAATGAGAAAAAATATCAAAAACTTTAAATTCAGATCTACATATTTCCATGTAATAAAAGATATTGAGTTTTAA
- the abgB_1 gene encoding Aminobenzoyl-glutamate utilization protein B has product MSKKTIEEVAKNIWEYAEIRFKEYKSAEELAEYAREAGFQVEMGIGGLETAFKATYGEGHPVIAILGEYDALQGLSQAEDSTHKEKGKQEINGHGCGHHLLGAGALYGAEIVKNYLKENNLKGTIVFYGCPAEEGGSGKTWMMKNGAFEGVDLALTWHPFPYNGVFSLATLANYQVYFRFEGKGSHAAASPQLGRSALDAVELMNVGANYLREHVIQEARFHYAVTNTGGISPNVVQPDAEVLYLIRAPKLNQVEDIFRRICNIARGAALMTETKVKMVFDRGTNEYKGNKEIEKIMFKNLKKFENIEYSTEEIAYAKKFKDTLSEKEITSEFGWIEKASGKEWKNIKDMMLNEYIFRGNIPYDENFNYLLSGSTDVGDVSKKMPTGQIFTACYALGTPSHSWQMVAQGKNSIAMKGMKYAGQVLGQTAIDIFEDPILFEKIKKNLKKIMRNMFHL; this is encoded by the coding sequence ATGAGTAAAAAAACTATTGAAGAGGTTGCAAAAAATATTTGGGAATATGCTGAAATAAGATTTAAAGAATATAAATCAGCAGAAGAATTGGCTGAATATGCCAGAGAAGCTGGCTTTCAAGTGGAAATGGGAATAGGTGGATTAGAAACTGCTTTTAAAGCAACTTATGGTGAAGGTCACCCTGTAATAGCCATACTTGGAGAATATGATGCTCTCCAAGGACTTTCTCAAGCAGAAGATTCTACACATAAGGAAAAAGGAAAACAAGAAATAAATGGTCATGGGTGTGGGCACCATTTGTTAGGTGCTGGAGCTCTTTATGGTGCTGAAATAGTAAAAAATTATTTAAAAGAAAATAATTTAAAAGGAACTATTGTCTTTTATGGTTGCCCTGCTGAAGAAGGAGGCTCAGGAAAAACATGGATGATGAAAAACGGAGCTTTTGAAGGAGTAGATTTAGCTCTTACATGGCACCCTTTTCCGTATAATGGAGTTTTTTCATTAGCTACATTGGCAAATTATCAAGTTTATTTCAGATTTGAAGGAAAAGGTTCTCACGCTGCTGCAAGTCCTCAACTTGGAAGAAGTGCTCTTGATGCAGTAGAGTTGATGAATGTAGGAGCTAATTATCTTAGAGAACATGTAATACAGGAAGCGAGATTTCATTATGCTGTAACAAATACTGGAGGAATATCTCCAAATGTAGTACAACCTGATGCTGAAGTTTTATATCTCATAAGAGCTCCTAAATTAAATCAAGTTGAAGATATATTCAGAAGAATATGCAATATAGCAAGAGGAGCAGCTTTAATGACAGAAACTAAAGTGAAAATGGTTTTTGACAGAGGAACTAATGAATACAAAGGAAATAAAGAAATAGAAAAAATAATGTTTAAGAATTTAAAGAAATTTGAAAATATTGAATATTCAACTGAAGAAATTGCCTATGCTAAAAAATTTAAAGACACTCTTTCTGAAAAAGAAATTACTTCTGAATTTGGCTGGATAGAAAAAGCCAGTGGAAAAGAATGGAAAAATATTAAAGATATGATGTTAAATGAGTATATTTTCAGAGGAAATATTCCTTATGATGAAAATTTCAATTATCTTTTATCAGGCTCTACAGATGTAGGAGATGTAAGTAAAAAAATGCCCACTGGACAAATATTTACAGCATGTTATGCATTAGGTACTCCATCTCATTCTTGGCAGATGGTGGCACAGGGGAAAAATAGCATTGCAATGAAGGGTATGAAATATGCTGGTCAGGTATTGGGACAGACTGCTATTGACATTTTTGAAGATCCAATTCTTTTTGAAAAAATAAAAAAGAATTTGAAGAAAATTATGAGGAATATGTTTCACCTTTAA
- the yycG gene encoding Sensor histidine kinase YycG has translation MSDNLSLSIENLRAFASNASHELRTPITVISTYAQALINGVVKNDYDKSKYYKAIAKESMDMNELVGNLLTISRLSSPGIKLNMSEVNILSILKQSIEKYEMLELEKDIEWNIKLKEQKVFCDIKIFKIAFDNIIQNALKYSKENDVILVYEINGRIYIENSIDGGGTGDISKLWEPFSRGDNANELSIEGNGLGLSIVKKIMELNKISCGIQLKDKKFTFWFDILRS, from the coding sequence ATGTCTGACAACCTTTCTCTTTCTATTGAAAATTTAAGAGCTTTTGCTTCAAATGCTTCTCATGAATTAAGGACTCCTATTACGGTTATCAGCACTTATGCTCAAGCTCTCATCAATGGAGTTGTAAAAAATGACTATGACAAATCTAAATATTATAAAGCGATAGCAAAGGAAAGTATGGATATGAATGAATTAGTTGGAAATCTTCTTACTATTTCGCGTCTTTCTTCTCCTGGAATAAAGTTAAATATGTCCGAAGTTAATATCTTATCCATTCTAAAGCAAAGTATTGAAAAATATGAAATGCTGGAACTTGAAAAAGATATAGAATGGAATATAAAACTTAAAGAACAGAAAGTTTTTTGTGATATAAAAATATTTAAAATAGCATTTGATAATATTATTCAAAATGCTTTAAAATATTCTAAAGAAAACGATGTTATTTTAGTTTATGAAATTAATGGAAGAATATATATTGAGAACAGCATTGATGGAGGTGGAACTGGGGATATTTCTAAGTTATGGGAACCTTTTTCCCGTGGTGATAATGCAAATGAATTAAGTATAGAAGGAAATGGACTAGGACTCTCAATTGTAAAAAAAATCATGGAATTAAATAAAATTTCCTGTGGTATTCAATTAAAAGATAAAAAATTTACTTTTTGGTTTGACATACTGAGGTCATAA
- a CDS encoding Sodium/glutamate symporter: MQQIFYVICFLSFLLILGVFIKSKVKIFQELFIPASVIGGFIGLIFGPEVLGKVFSFSLPAAWLKEMALLPGILIVPVVAAVPLGLEFKGSNGKGVVRDVGLMGGILFIATFLQEIVGYFVNFICTRFLNIDLYGSFGVELNAGFSGGHGTAGMIGRTLQEMNMDYWAVAQGIATTTATFGLIGGILFGIFLINKACRKGETSLLKKPSDIPMELKRGYYTDISKQGSIGRETMLSSSIDALAFHAAIIFSVCGISYIILMIIKKYKIPVLSSFSVWAFAMVIMIIVWKVIKKLGLEWCVDTKVKSKITSMLTEFAVVSAVATLPLRAVFSYFIPIMAMMILGFIATWWCIKYFSYKYFKGNYAFERAVAMLGTCLGVFLTGLLLLRICDPEFSTPVLGDYSLGFSLTALIGPILMVSCINLSLAYGPLIPILLNIGLMAIFYIIMVGLDKKGKSS, from the coding sequence ATGCAACAGATATTTTATGTAATATGTTTTTTAAGTTTTCTTCTTATTCTTGGTGTTTTTATTAAATCTAAAGTAAAAATATTTCAAGAACTTTTTATACCTGCTTCTGTCATTGGAGGATTTATTGGGTTGATATTTGGTCCAGAAGTTTTAGGAAAAGTATTTTCTTTTTCTCTTCCAGCTGCATGGTTAAAAGAAATGGCTCTTCTTCCAGGAATATTAATAGTTCCTGTAGTTGCTGCTGTTCCTCTGGGATTGGAATTTAAAGGCAGTAATGGAAAAGGGGTTGTAAGAGATGTAGGATTAATGGGTGGGATACTTTTTATTGCTACATTTCTGCAGGAAATTGTTGGATATTTTGTAAATTTTATATGCACAAGATTCTTAAATATTGATTTGTATGGTTCTTTTGGAGTTGAGCTCAATGCTGGTTTTTCTGGTGGACATGGAACAGCTGGAATGATAGGAAGAACTCTGCAGGAAATGAATATGGATTACTGGGCTGTTGCTCAGGGAATAGCCACTACTACTGCTACTTTTGGACTTATTGGTGGAATTCTTTTTGGTATATTTTTGATTAATAAGGCTTGCCGTAAAGGTGAAACTTCTCTTTTAAAAAAACCTTCAGATATCCCTATGGAACTGAAAAGAGGATACTATACAGATATATCTAAACAGGGAAGTATTGGTAGAGAAACTATGCTTTCATCATCTATTGATGCTCTTGCTTTTCATGCAGCAATAATATTTTCAGTATGTGGTATTTCTTATATTATTCTCATGATTATAAAAAAATATAAGATTCCTGTACTTTCTTCATTTTCTGTATGGGCATTTGCTATGGTGATAATGATTATTGTATGGAAAGTTATAAAAAAATTAGGGTTAGAATGGTGTGTTGATACTAAAGTTAAAAGTAAAATAACAAGTATGCTTACTGAATTTGCTGTTGTAAGTGCTGTTGCTACCCTTCCTTTAAGAGCTGTATTTTCATATTTTATTCCAATAATGGCAATGATGATACTTGGATTCATAGCTACTTGGTGGTGTATAAAATATTTCTCATATAAGTATTTTAAAGGAAATTATGCATTTGAAAGAGCAGTTGCAATGCTTGGAACTTGTTTAGGAGTATTTCTTACAGGACTTCTTTTATTAAGAATTTGTGATCCTGAATTTTCTACACCTGTATTAGGAGATTATTCCTTAGGATTTTCTCTTACAGCACTTATAGGACCTATTCTTATGGTATCATGTATTAATCTCAGTCTAGCTTATGGTCCTCTTATTCCTATATTACTAAATATTGGACTTATGGCAATATTCTACATTATTATGGTTGGACTAGATAAAAAAGGAAAAAGTTCATGA
- a CDS encoding Outer membrane protein transport protein (OMPP1/FadL/TodX), with translation MGSHELGFSDFYPEYEPGVKYRRDLPAILAAGASYKVTDRWTMALSGNYYFNKDAKMDKTKGSGILEKLGSKHFEPEYDNGWEIAVGTEYKLTDKWTWIGSINYADTGAKKNSYDDIEYALNSIMVGTGLKYKPNDTMEWVATVSHFFYDGKTGNYVEKYPGKTQIVEQKYDKSISAVGLGFTKKF, from the coding sequence ATGGGAAGTCATGAATTAGGATTTTCTGATTTTTATCCAGAATATGAGCCAGGTGTTAAATATAGAAGAGATTTACCAGCTATATTAGCAGCTGGGGCTTCATATAAAGTAACTGACAGATGGACTATGGCTCTAAGTGGAAACTATTATTTTAACAAAGATGCTAAAATGGATAAAACTAAAGGAAGTGGAATTCTTGAAAAACTTGGTTCTAAACATTTTGAACCTGAATATGATAATGGTTGGGAAATTGCAGTTGGAACAGAGTATAAACTGACTGATAAATGGACTTGGATAGGAAGTATCAACTATGCTGATACTGGAGCTAAGAAAAATTCATATGATGATATAGAATATGCTCTGAATTCTATTATGGTAGGTACAGGATTAAAATATAAACCAAATGATACTATGGAATGGGTGGCTACAGTTTCTCACTTCTTCTATGATGGAAAAACTGGTAACTATGTGGAAAAATATCCTGGAAAAACACAAATAGTTGAGCAAAAATATGATAAGAGCATAAGTGCAGTTGGATTAGGATTTACTAAGAAATTTTAA
- the hprA gene encoding Glycerate dehydrogenase has protein sequence MKIVILDGYTENPGDLSWDMFKKLGDVAIYDRTPEEEVLKRIGNAEIVITNKVPFDRERMLQLPNLKHIAVTAAGYNTIDVEAAKELGIIVTNTPNYGSSGVAQMTFAHILEITNNVALHSDSVKKGEWSNNIEWCYWHKPIIGLKGKRIGIIGYGNIGKEVGNIAKAFGMDIAVYDKNNHSDVINLSLDEIFKTSDIIALHCPLLPETKNIICKENIEKMKDGVIIINTSRGPLVNGEDLTEAVKNGKVYAAGVDVLSSEPPALNDPMTNCENVNVTPHIAWAAIESRQNIMDICFDNLKSYLEGNPKNVVNK, from the coding sequence ATGAAAATCGTTATTTTAGATGGATATACAGAAAATCCTGGTGATCTTTCTTGGGATATGTTCAAAAAGCTTGGAGATGTAGCAATATATGATAGAACACCAGAGGAAGAAGTGTTAAAAAGGATTGGGAATGCAGAAATAGTTATTACAAATAAGGTTCCTTTTGATAGAGAGAGAATGCTTCAACTTCCTAATTTGAAACATATAGCAGTAACAGCAGCAGGGTATAACACTATAGATGTAGAGGCAGCAAAAGAATTGGGAATAATAGTTACTAATACTCCTAATTATGGTTCAAGTGGTGTAGCGCAAATGACATTTGCACATATACTTGAAATAACTAATAATGTAGCTCTTCACAGTGATTCAGTAAAAAAAGGAGAATGGTCTAATAATATTGAATGGTGTTACTGGCATAAGCCTATTATTGGATTAAAAGGGAAGAGAATAGGAATAATAGGATATGGAAATATAGGAAAAGAGGTAGGAAATATAGCTAAAGCTTTTGGAATGGATATAGCTGTATATGATAAAAATAATCATTCAGATGTAATAAATTTATCTCTTGATGAGATTTTTAAGACATCGGATATAATTGCACTACATTGTCCTCTTTTACCAGAAACAAAAAATATAATATGCAAAGAGAATATAGAAAAAATGAAAGATGGAGTAATAATAATTAATACATCAAGAGGACCATTAGTTAATGGGGAAGATCTAACAGAAGCTGTTAAAAATGGAAAAGTATATGCAGCAGGAGTAGATGTTTTGAGCAGTGAACCACCTGCTTTAAATGACCCAATGACAAACTGTGAAAATGTAAATGTAACTCCACACATAGCATGGGCAGCTATAGAATCAAGACAAAATATAATGGATATCTGTTTTGATAATTTAAAATCATATTTAGAAGGGAATCCAAAGAATGTTGTAAATAAGTAA